Below is a window of Rhizobium jaguaris DNA.
TTCACCAGCACGAAGGTCACCAAGGTCGACAAGGGCGCCAACAGCATCACCGCACACATAGAAACCGCAGACGGTAAGGTGCAGCAGATCACCGCCGACCGCATGATCTCTGCCGTCGGCGTGCAGGGCAACATCGAGAATCTTGGCTTGGAAGCGCTCGGCGTGAAGACCGATCGCGGCTGCGTCGTCATCGACGGCTACGGCAAGACCAACGTACCGGGCATCTATGCGATCGGCGACGTCGCCGGCCCGCCGATGCTGGCGCACAAGGCCGAGCATGAAGGGGTAGTCTGTATCGAGAAGATCGCTGGCCTGCCGAACGTGCATCCGACCGACAAGAGCAAGGTGCCGGGCTGCACCTACTGCCAGCCGCAGGTCGCCTCGGTCGGCCTGACGGAAGCCAAGGCGAAGGAACTCGGCCGCGACATCCGCGTCGGCCGCTTCCCGTTCACGGCCAACGGCAAGGCGATCGCTCTCGGCGAGGACCAGGGGCTTTGCAAGGTCATCTTCGACAAGAAGACCGGCGAACTGCTCGGCGCCCATATGGTCGGCGCCGAGGTTACCGAATTGATCCAGGGCTTTGTCGTCGCCATGAATCTGGAGACGACGGAAGAGGAACTGATGCACACGATTTTCCCGCATCCGACCGTTTCGGAAACGATGAAGGAAGCCGTGCTGGACGCTTACGGCCGCGTGCTGAACGCTTGATAATTTCCTGCTTCGCCCTCTATCCACAGGGTGGAAAATTGCAAAGGAAATCATCATGTCTATCGGTACTGAGGCTTGGATCGTCTTTCTGCTGATCGGTCTGGTGGCGGGATTTCTCGCCAGCCTGGTCGTCGGCGGAGGCGGCTTGATCAGTTGCTTGTTGAGCGGCGTGATTGGTGCTTTCGTGGGCGGGTTCCTATTTAATTCGTTTGGAATTTCGCTGGGCATACAAAATGCGCTCGTGGTCGAGATCATTCATGCGACGGTCGGCGCGATCATTGTGGTACTGCTTGCGAGGGCGATAGCGTGGGGGTAAAGGCGCGATGGAAGGCGTAGGCTGGCTTGGTCTGATTATCATCGGCGGCCTTGCGGGCTGGCTCGCGGGCAAGCTGATGGAGGTGCGCTACGGCATCATCCTCAACATCGTTCTTGGCATTGCCGGCTCGGTCGTTGCCGCGGGCATTCTGGTGCAACTGCATGTCGGCGTGCCTGGCGGCCGGCTTGGTTATTTCGTCACCGGTTTCATCGGTGCATGCATTCTGATATTTCTCGCCAAACTCGTCCGGCGATGAAAAGGCCGTGAGTGAGCGGCGGAAAGTAGACGTTTCATGGTCACGATTCTCGACACGATCAATCCAGACGCAAAGCGCGTACGGCATCCGGAAAAGGCGCATCGGCCGGATACGGAAGTTCTGCGCAAGCCGGATTGGATCCGTGTCAAGGCGCCGACATCGAAGGGCTATGCCGAGACCCGCTCGATCGTGAAGGAGCACAAGCTCGTTACCGTCTGCGAGGAGGCCGGCTGCCCGAACATCGGCGAGTGTTGGGACAAGAAGCACGCCACCTTCATGATCATGGGCGAGATTTGTACGCGCGCCTGTGCCTTCTGCAACGTCTCGACCGGCAAGCCGAATGCGCTCGATATGGCGGAGCCTGAAAATGTCGCCAAGGCCGTCAAGGAAATGGGCCTCAGCCACGTTGTCATCACGTCCGTTGACCGCGACGATCTGGAAGACGGTGGTGCCGAGCACTTCGAAAAGGTGATCTGGGCGATCCGCGCCGCTTCGCCGGCAACGACGATCGAGATCCTGACACCGGACTTCCTGCGCAAGCCGGGCGCTCTCGAACGTGTCGTTGCCGCCAAGCCCGACGTTTTCAATCACAATCTGGAAACGGTGCCGTCGAAGTATCTGACGGTGCGTCCCGGTGCCCGCTATTTCCAC
It encodes the following:
- a CDS encoding GlsB/YeaQ/YmgE family stress response membrane protein — its product is MEGVGWLGLIIIGGLAGWLAGKLMEVRYGIILNIVLGIAGSVVAAGILVQLHVGVPGGRLGYFVTGFIGACILIFLAKLVRR
- a CDS encoding GlsB/YeaQ/YmgE family stress response membrane protein is translated as MSIGTEAWIVFLLIGLVAGFLASLVVGGGGLISCLLSGVIGAFVGGFLFNSFGISLGIQNALVVEIIHATVGAIIVVLLARAIAWG
- the lipA gene encoding lipoyl synthase; this encodes MVTILDTINPDAKRVRHPEKAHRPDTEVLRKPDWIRVKAPTSKGYAETRSIVKEHKLVTVCEEAGCPNIGECWDKKHATFMIMGEICTRACAFCNVSTGKPNALDMAEPENVAKAVKEMGLSHVVITSVDRDDLEDGGAEHFEKVIWAIRAASPATTIEILTPDFLRKPGALERVVAAKPDVFNHNLETVPSKYLTVRPGARYFHSIRLLQRVKELDPTMFTKSGIMVGLGEERNEVLQLMDDLRTADVDFLTIGQYLQPTRKHHQVMSFVTPDEFKSYETVAYTKGFLMVASSPLTRSSHHAGDDFARLRAAREKKVLLAAE